The following coding sequences lie in one Moritella viscosa genomic window:
- a CDS encoding putative lipoprotein: protein MKIAALKVTVAAGIMALLSACSSQTSIDSDLGVSGAPDWVNIGTQAVENDSGRLLHGVGMSNGIADESLQKSVADNRARAEIARILATSVDAMQADYTAAANGEVSANVEREIKAKTKLALNGVKIIGRWKNPDNGDIYAFAELDLSDLEAAIKRAAALAPKQ, encoded by the coding sequence ATGAAAATAGCAGCATTGAAAGTTACTGTCGCGGCCGGAATAATGGCTTTATTATCAGCATGTTCTAGTCAAACTAGCATTGACAGCGACTTAGGTGTTAGTGGCGCACCTGATTGGGTTAATATCGGAACACAAGCAGTTGAAAATGATTCTGGCCGTTTATTACACGGTGTAGGAATGTCAAATGGCATTGCTGACGAATCTTTACAAAAATCTGTTGCAGATAATCGTGCACGTGCCGAAATAGCGCGTATCCTAGCGACATCTGTTGATGCGATGCAGGCTGATTATACTGCTGCGGCCAATGGTGAAGTAAGCGCAAATGTTGAGCGCGAAATTAAAGCTAAAACGAAATTAGCACTGAATGGCGTGAAAATTATTGGTCGTTGGAAGAACCCTGATAATGGCGATATATATGCCTTTGCAGAATTAGACTTGTCTGATCTTGAAGCGGCAATTAAGCGTGCTGCTGCATTAGCACCAAAACAGTAA
- the fis gene encoding DNA-binding protein Fis, translating into MFEQNLAPSALTTTATVQQAEQIVQKPLRDSVQQALRNYLAQLNGQDVENLYDLVLAEVEAPMLDIIMQYTRGNQTRAAVMMGINRGTLRKKLKRYGMN; encoded by the coding sequence ATGTTTGAACAAAATCTGGCTCCTAGTGCCCTAACAACTACTGCAACCGTGCAACAAGCTGAGCAAATTGTACAGAAACCATTACGTGATTCTGTCCAACAAGCACTACGAAATTACCTTGCACAATTAAATGGCCAAGACGTAGAAAACCTTTATGACTTGGTATTAGCAGAAGTTGAAGCGCCAATGCTAGATATCATTATGCAGTATACTCGCGGTAACCAAACCCGCGCAGCTGTGATGATGGGCATCAACCGTGGTACTCTTCGGAAGAAACTAAAACGTTACGGTATGAACTAA
- the rpsU gene encoding 30S ribosomal protein S21 has translation MPVIKVRENEPFDVALRRFKRSCEKAGILSEVRRREHYEKPTTVRKRAKAAASKRLAKKLSRENARRVRLY, from the coding sequence ATGCCAGTAATTAAAGTACGTGAAAACGAACCGTTTGACGTTGCACTACGTCGTTTCAAACGCTCTTGCGAAAAAGCAGGTATCTTGTCTGAAGTACGTCGTCGTGAGCATTACGAAAAACCTACTACAGTTCGTAAACGTGCTAAAGCAGCAGCTTCTAAGCGTCTAGCTAAGAAATTGTCTCGTGAAAATGCACGTCGCGTACGTCTATACTAA
- a CDS encoding putative lipoprotein, with the protein MINKFFSTSLISAAAILMSACSSSTPERPTWLDGADINYPANVYLTASGQAKSASVADNRALANLAKIFEVSIADESIDFSEASISQSNASGSTIRQVDNKQTLSRFVNTQAQQVLQGTRIVERWQDPISGQQSSLAVMKKAPAAALFMQSIRAADEQTSAAVKYAEQQAPNPLIALSSLETARQRQITRLNDNNNLRVVTGNDINVEYSVETLTQMIKSRLAALSFSTSATDDQALLSLQGGASEVGVQLKDDSQYKLVLTLDKGAVEQRQAWYWLRGNIVLNVMDGNRSISNKRWPFKISAQSKQLLEQRLATKLSTALPDYVYQVLTPEI; encoded by the coding sequence ATGATAAATAAATTCTTTTCTACTAGTTTAATTTCTGCTGCTGCAATCTTGATGAGTGCGTGTAGTAGTAGTACCCCTGAACGTCCAACTTGGTTAGATGGCGCAGATATTAACTATCCTGCTAACGTTTATTTAACCGCGTCTGGTCAAGCGAAATCGGCCAGTGTGGCAGATAATCGTGCATTAGCTAATTTAGCTAAAATTTTTGAAGTATCGATTGCTGATGAAAGTATTGATTTTAGCGAAGCAAGTATCAGCCAAAGTAATGCTAGTGGCAGTACTATTCGTCAGGTCGATAATAAGCAAACCTTATCTCGTTTTGTAAATACGCAAGCGCAGCAAGTACTGCAAGGCACCCGTATTGTCGAGCGCTGGCAGGATCCGATTAGTGGTCAACAGTCTAGTCTCGCTGTCATGAAGAAAGCACCAGCTGCGGCATTATTTATGCAGTCAATACGTGCAGCAGATGAGCAAACAAGCGCGGCAGTGAAATATGCAGAGCAGCAAGCACCGAACCCTTTGATTGCCCTTAGTTCATTAGAAACTGCGCGTCAGCGTCAAATCACACGCTTAAATGATAATAATAATTTACGTGTTGTGACGGGGAATGATATCAATGTTGAATATTCGGTAGAAACCTTAACGCAGATGATTAAAAGCCGTTTAGCTGCTTTATCATTTTCAACGTCGGCCACAGATGATCAAGCATTATTATCTTTGCAAGGAGGGGCATCAGAGGTTGGCGTACAGCTAAAAGATGATAGCCAATACAAATTAGTATTAACACTTGATAAAGGCGCTGTAGAGCAACGTCAGGCGTGGTACTGGCTACGTGGAAACATTGTATTGAATGTGATGGATGGCAACCGCAGTATTAGTAATAAACGTTGGCCATTTAAGATCTCAGCACAAAGTAAGCAATTATTAGAACAACGATTAGCGACTAAGTTGAGTACGGCATTACCAGATTATGTATATCAAGTATTAACGCCGGAAATATAA
- the dnaG gene encoding DNA primase, which translates to MAGRIPRDFIDGLIGRADIVDIVEKRVKLKKAGKNYHACCPFHNEKSPSFTVSQDKQFYHCFGCGAHGNAIGFLMEYDNLEFVDAIEDLAGFYGVTVPREEGGNNNGPTAPERKDYYQLLESVTRFYQYQLKEHPNKRVVNDYLKQRGLSAEVIKKYAIGYAAPGWDNVLKRFGRDKHTEEQLLTTGVLIENEGQSRRYDRFRERVMFPIRDKRGRVIGYGGRVLGDEKPKYLNSPETPIFHKGKELYGLYEVRQAYKEIPQIVVVEGYMDVVALAQFGIDYAVASLGTSTSGDHMQTLFRNTNEVICCYDGDKAGRAAAWRALENALPQLRDGKDLKFVFLPDGEDPDSLVRNQGKDALEQLFKDAQTLPDFLFSRLSQDIDTHTDVGRSKLASQAKPLIEKMPDGFYRGIVLKKLARFLAWDEAKLNKLFTTVAVTKPSKKALQITPIRRAIGLLLQNPQIGFNLPIFDDLKQLKLPGINILLKLLAQTNSSDQISTAQLLEYWRDTPEQKALIKLAVWDHGADEAVEAEFFDTLFVLSTQVIEQRFSELQLKLAQGGLTKAERLEYKSILDELKSS; encoded by the coding sequence ATGGCCGGTAGAATACCTCGCGACTTTATCGATGGCTTGATAGGTCGAGCAGATATCGTAGATATCGTCGAAAAACGCGTAAAGCTTAAAAAAGCAGGTAAAAACTACCATGCTTGCTGCCCGTTCCATAATGAGAAAAGCCCTTCTTTTACTGTCAGCCAAGATAAACAGTTCTACCATTGCTTTGGCTGTGGTGCGCACGGTAACGCCATTGGTTTTTTAATGGAATACGACAACCTTGAGTTTGTCGACGCCATTGAAGATTTAGCGGGCTTTTACGGTGTAACAGTGCCGAGAGAAGAAGGTGGTAATAATAACGGTCCGACAGCACCCGAGCGTAAAGATTATTACCAGCTATTAGAAAGTGTCACTCGTTTCTATCAGTACCAGTTAAAAGAACACCCAAATAAACGCGTCGTTAATGACTATTTGAAGCAGCGCGGATTGTCTGCCGAGGTCATTAAAAAATACGCTATTGGTTATGCAGCCCCTGGTTGGGATAATGTATTAAAACGCTTTGGCCGTGATAAACACACCGAAGAACAGTTACTCACCACCGGCGTATTAATCGAAAACGAAGGCCAGTCACGTCGCTACGATCGTTTTCGTGAACGCGTCATGTTCCCGATCCGTGACAAACGTGGTCGTGTAATTGGCTATGGTGGCCGTGTATTGGGTGATGAAAAACCAAAATACCTCAACTCACCAGAAACGCCGATCTTCCATAAAGGTAAAGAGCTTTATGGGCTATATGAAGTACGCCAGGCTTATAAAGAGATCCCACAAATTGTCGTGGTTGAAGGTTATATGGACGTGGTGGCATTGGCTCAGTTTGGAATTGATTATGCAGTCGCGTCACTGGGCACATCGACATCTGGTGATCACATGCAGACCTTGTTCCGCAATACCAATGAAGTGATCTGTTGTTACGATGGCGATAAAGCCGGTCGTGCTGCTGCATGGCGTGCGCTCGAAAATGCCTTACCGCAATTACGTGATGGTAAAGATCTCAAATTTGTATTTTTACCCGATGGTGAAGACCCAGATTCATTGGTTCGTAACCAAGGTAAAGATGCACTTGAGCAACTTTTTAAAGACGCACAGACCTTGCCAGACTTTTTATTCAGTCGCTTAAGCCAAGATATCGATACTCATACCGATGTAGGACGCAGTAAATTAGCCAGCCAAGCCAAACCGCTGATTGAAAAAATGCCTGATGGTTTCTACCGTGGTATTGTATTAAAAAAATTGGCCCGTTTCTTAGCTTGGGATGAAGCTAAGTTAAATAAACTATTTACGACGGTCGCTGTCACAAAACCAAGTAAAAAAGCGCTCCAAATAACACCGATACGCCGTGCGATTGGTTTATTATTACAAAATCCCCAGATCGGTTTTAACTTACCGATATTCGATGATTTAAAACAATTAAAATTACCCGGTATTAATATTTTATTAAAATTATTAGCACAAACAAACAGTAGCGATCAGATCAGCACCGCACAATTATTAGAATATTGGCGCGATACACCGGAGCAGAAAGCACTAATAAAACTAGCTGTTTGGGATCATGGCGCAGATGAAGCGGTCGAAGCAGAGTTTTTCGATACTTTATTTGTTCTTTCAACACAAGTCATCGAACAACGTTTCAGTGAACTACAATTGAAATTAGCGCAAGGTGGATTGACTAAAGCTGAGCGTTTGGAATATAAAAGTATTCTCGATGAATTAAAATCATCATGA
- the dusB gene encoding tRNA-dihydrouridine synthase B gives MRNIRRLRANEPQQMKIGPYLLDNQLFLAPMAGVTDRPFRQLCRELGVGMAVSEMLSSNPRVWSSEKSQQRMDHAGETGIRSVQIAGADPALMAAAAQHNVKNGAQIIDINMGCPAKKVNKKMAGSALMQHPEQVKLILDAVTNAVDVPVTLKIRTGWDPENRNGTQIAKIAEQAGIQALAVHGRTRACLYKGNAEYDTIKAIKASISIPVIANGDIDSPEKAKQVLEYTGVDGLMIGRPAQGNPWIFREINHYLKTGEKLPVPTADEVRRVILQHVENLHQFYGEFKGVRFARKHVGWYIQHQTNGVEFRKSFNALESSTEQHLALMKYFDDLS, from the coding sequence ATGCGTAACATACGCCGCCTTAGAGCAAATGAGCCGCAACAGATGAAAATAGGTCCTTATCTTCTGGATAACCAACTATTCTTGGCTCCAATGGCTGGTGTTACTGATCGTCCCTTCCGTCAACTTTGTCGTGAATTGGGCGTTGGTATGGCCGTGTCAGAGATGTTATCGAGTAACCCTCGAGTTTGGTCTTCAGAAAAATCGCAACAGCGTATGGATCATGCTGGCGAAACCGGGATCCGTTCTGTGCAAATCGCAGGTGCAGATCCAGCGTTGATGGCAGCAGCCGCGCAGCATAATGTAAAAAATGGTGCGCAGATCATTGATATCAACATGGGTTGTCCTGCGAAGAAAGTGAATAAAAAAATGGCTGGGTCTGCATTAATGCAACACCCAGAGCAAGTGAAACTGATCTTAGACGCAGTAACGAATGCGGTTGATGTACCAGTAACACTAAAAATACGTACAGGTTGGGATCCTGAAAATCGCAACGGTACACAGATAGCTAAAATCGCCGAGCAAGCTGGAATTCAAGCCCTCGCGGTTCATGGTCGTACTCGCGCTTGTCTGTACAAGGGCAATGCAGAATACGACACTATAAAAGCGATTAAAGCTAGCATTAGCATTCCTGTGATCGCAAATGGTGATATCGATAGCCCAGAAAAAGCTAAACAGGTACTTGAGTACACGGGTGTTGACGGTCTGATGATCGGACGTCCAGCTCAAGGTAATCCTTGGATTTTTCGGGAAATAAATCACTATCTTAAAACAGGTGAAAAATTACCCGTGCCAACTGCTGACGAAGTTCGCCGAGTCATTTTGCAACATGTCGAAAACCTACACCAGTTTTACGGTGAGTTTAAGGGGGTTCGATTTGCGCGCAAACACGTCGGTTGGTACATACAACACCAGACTAATGGTGTTGAGTTTCGTAAAAGCTTTAATGCATTGGAGAGTTCTACCGAACAACACCTTGCATTAATGAAATATTTTGATGATTTAAGCTAA
- a CDS encoding putative lipoprotein, translating into MNKLFKLVLGSILVSTLLAGCSTSVERIDAGQTVDLSGAWNDTDSQMVAQEMISDALARPWYSNFAAKTGKAPAVIVGTVRNLSHEHINTKTFVNEMERELINSGRVEFVASSDERSEIREERIDQDLNASESTRNAAGQEKGADFILKGQINTIIDTASSDQVRYYQVDLSLISLADNRKVWVGQKKLKKLVSNGKLRY; encoded by the coding sequence ATGAATAAGTTATTCAAATTAGTATTAGGCTCGATCTTAGTCTCGACATTATTAGCCGGCTGTAGTACCTCTGTAGAGCGTATTGATGCGGGTCAAACTGTGGATCTAAGTGGTGCTTGGAATGATACTGATTCACAGATGGTAGCGCAGGAAATGATCAGTGATGCGCTTGCGCGTCCTTGGTATAGCAACTTCGCGGCAAAAACAGGTAAAGCACCTGCTGTGATCGTGGGTACAGTGCGTAATTTAAGCCATGAACATATTAATACCAAAACATTTGTTAATGAAATGGAACGTGAGTTAATTAACAGTGGTCGTGTTGAGTTTGTTGCATCAAGTGATGAACGTAGCGAGATCCGTGAAGAACGTATTGACCAAGATTTAAATGCGTCTGAATCAACACGTAATGCAGCAGGCCAAGAGAAAGGTGCAGACTTTATTCTAAAAGGTCAGATCAACACCATCATTGATACTGCATCTAGCGACCAAGTACGTTATTACCAAGTTGATTTAAGCCTAATCAGCCTAGCGGATAACCGTAAAGTATGGGTTGGTCAGAAGAAACTGAAGAAACTCGTGTCTAACGGTAAACTACGTTATTAA
- the gcp gene encoding putative O-sialoglycoprotein endopeptidase — MRVIGIETSCDETGIAIYCDEQGLMAHQLYSQVKLHADYGGVVPELASRDHVRKIIPLIKAALAEAGCTKDDIDGIAYTTGPGLVGALMVGATVGRSIAYAWDIPALGINHMEGHMLAPMLEEQTPDFPFLAMLVSGGHTQIVRVDGIGQYELLGESVDDAAGEAFDKTAKLLGLDYPGGPRLSALADNGVAGRYKFPRPMTDRPGLDFSFSGLKTFAANTIAKEKKLAEEAGADGVDEQTRADIAFAFQEAVVDTISIKLRRAIKETGIRRLVVAGGVSANKYLRIKLAEMMDKQNGEVFYPRIEFCTDNGAMIAYAGLQRLRHGGDDSLEITARPRWPLDQMDAI; from the coding sequence ATGCGCGTAATAGGAATAGAAACATCATGTGATGAGACCGGCATTGCAATTTATTGTGATGAACAAGGGCTAATGGCTCATCAACTTTATAGCCAAGTAAAACTGCATGCTGATTATGGCGGTGTGGTTCCGGAATTAGCGTCACGTGATCATGTGCGTAAAATTATTCCACTGATTAAAGCCGCATTAGCAGAAGCGGGCTGTACTAAAGATGATATTGACGGCATTGCCTATACAACTGGGCCAGGACTGGTTGGTGCATTAATGGTGGGGGCGACAGTTGGTCGTAGTATCGCTTATGCGTGGGATATTCCGGCATTAGGTATTAATCATATGGAAGGTCATATGTTAGCGCCAATGCTCGAAGAGCAAACCCCTGATTTTCCTTTCTTAGCGATGCTAGTGTCGGGTGGTCATACTCAGATCGTACGTGTTGATGGCATTGGTCAATATGAATTACTGGGTGAATCAGTTGATGACGCTGCCGGTGAAGCATTTGATAAAACAGCTAAGTTGCTGGGTTTAGATTATCCTGGTGGCCCAAGATTATCAGCGTTAGCAGATAATGGTGTTGCTGGACGTTACAAGTTTCCACGTCCAATGACTGATCGCCCTGGTTTAGACTTTAGTTTCTCGGGGTTAAAAACATTTGCGGCGAATACGATTGCTAAAGAAAAGAAGTTAGCAGAAGAAGCGGGTGCTGACGGTGTCGATGAACAAACCCGTGCAGATATTGCGTTTGCATTCCAAGAAGCGGTTGTAGATACCATTTCGATTAAGTTAAGACGGGCAATTAAAGAAACCGGGATTAGACGTCTGGTTGTTGCTGGTGGTGTAAGTGCCAATAAATATTTACGCATAAAATTAGCTGAAATGATGGATAAGCAAAACGGTGAAGTATTTTATCCACGTATTGAGTTTTGTACTGATAATGGCGCGATGATCGCGTATGCCGGTTTACAGCGTCTACGTCACGGTGGTGATGACAGTTTAGAGATCACTGCTCGTCCTCGTTGGCCATTAGATCAAATGGATGCGATATAA
- a CDS encoding outer membrane efflux protein, with protein sequence MKTVFYGVISAIALSCNVQAAAIDFSEAWYQVVQKNDALQAKKEEVKHSEALQSAAKSLYLPNVDITGSYTHLNKPIEVDTSEVKAKLNATPLAAYASMIPNSIPLTNQNVAHSSLNAVLPIYTGGRITAAQDIREAQVSEAESNYDLATRATFTQLVQYYFGVVLSEQVYQVRLDAVDALADHLNHAIKLEQQGQIAKVERLMAQVSLDKAQIEAQKSLRDYEIAKLALTKMLKQQDSVLPTTPLFVNNSITSVTPYLSKTLTDHPGIAILNAKREQAKGMVEMASAKHLPEVMLYGNYNLYSDDSVMGQSVPEWMVGVGVRIPIIERSGTSQEVVAAKSSVRRVNLLQMQMQQDLSILVEKTYAEMSQALEEYNSLASSLALSEETVVLRQKAFSQGLSTSLEMADAQLYATSIRVQRLSASYNYVKSLAQLLSVSGDIDRFMDYLQINGIEVK encoded by the coding sequence ATGAAAACAGTCTTTTATGGCGTTATTTCTGCCATTGCATTGAGTTGTAATGTACAAGCAGCTGCTATCGATTTTTCTGAAGCTTGGTATCAAGTGGTACAGAAAAATGATGCATTGCAAGCAAAAAAAGAAGAAGTGAAGCACTCTGAAGCATTACAGAGTGCGGCTAAGTCGCTCTATTTGCCGAATGTTGATATTACGGGCTCATATACTCATTTAAATAAACCGATAGAAGTCGATACATCTGAGGTTAAGGCTAAATTAAATGCAACTCCTTTAGCCGCTTACGCGAGTATGATCCCTAATAGTATCCCCCTAACGAATCAAAATGTTGCTCATTCTTCATTGAATGCAGTATTGCCGATTTATACTGGCGGTCGAATTACCGCGGCACAAGATATTCGTGAAGCACAAGTGAGTGAAGCGGAAAGTAATTATGATTTAGCGACGCGTGCGACATTTACGCAATTGGTGCAGTATTATTTTGGGGTGGTGTTATCTGAGCAAGTGTATCAAGTTCGTCTCGATGCGGTGGATGCTTTAGCCGATCACCTTAATCACGCGATCAAATTAGAACAGCAAGGCCAAATAGCCAAAGTTGAACGACTCATGGCGCAAGTCTCGTTAGACAAAGCGCAAATTGAAGCGCAAAAATCGCTACGTGATTATGAAATTGCCAAACTTGCGTTAACCAAGATGTTAAAACAGCAAGATTCGGTATTACCAACCACGCCGTTATTTGTGAATAATAGTATTACTTCTGTTACGCCGTACTTAAGCAAAACATTAACAGACCATCCTGGTATTGCGATCTTAAATGCCAAACGAGAACAAGCGAAAGGCATGGTTGAAATGGCTTCCGCTAAGCATTTACCAGAAGTGATGCTGTACGGTAATTATAATTTATATTCCGATGATTCTGTTATGGGCCAATCGGTACCTGAATGGATGGTCGGCGTTGGTGTTCGTATTCCTATTATAGAGCGTTCAGGTACTTCGCAAGAAGTCGTTGCAGCAAAAAGTTCAGTACGTCGGGTGAACTTATTACAAATGCAAATGCAGCAAGATTTATCCATTCTAGTGGAAAAAACCTATGCCGAAATGAGCCAAGCGTTAGAAGAGTATAATTCTTTGGCATCGAGCCTAGCGTTATCAGAAGAAACTGTGGTGCTGCGCCAAAAGGCATTTAGCCAAGGTCTATCAACATCACTGGAAATGGCCGATGCACAGTTATATGCAACGAGTATTCGTGTTCAGCGTCTGTCTGCAAGCTATAACTATGTTAAATCACTTGCACAATTACTATCTGTTAGCGGCGATATCGATCGCTTTATGGACTATCTACAAATCAATGGTATCGAGGTTAAATAA
- a CDS encoding putative lipoprotein: protein MKAVLTFLRSRRYLAIIAFSLLQGCSLQQHQLNDLAQTLDNGNASQVLTEVAQREYPERDLAQYKLTLGLLRAVNGDFAGGIRELQAAKTEINQLQALSISENIGAVTVNETLRSYTSTASERMLLQQLLILSYLMEDDLDGARVEVLQMQELAKSLPENGLSGLVSSSYYLGGLVYELGGETDNAMISYRQAYQVMQTSKITIPLVLQDSLLLASKQLELKSEHAKYVKKFGHDVKSPVRNKSQLVLVYWGGVVSAKQQRYLSVYAPNLGYNISLALPYYDNHYVKPVPWHFSVLGKTAETEIFDDVNLLARADLDAESADIYAAALARVIIKQTALHEVKKNDDDGLATLLLNITSMVSEMADVRSWNMLPASIQVQRLALEPGTYYLQQPSLTQGLSVTDIAPVIPVLVNATASITDKVANSAAESDNGFSLPQSNTTLADDKDNLVSMDDPSSETVAMTNITDVPVVVGAKPLVLKPGKTVLLFYSSAAKKAYYTLSP, encoded by the coding sequence ATGAAAGCTGTATTAACATTCTTACGTTCGCGGCGTTATCTCGCGATTATCGCATTTAGCTTGTTGCAAGGCTGCTCGTTGCAGCAGCATCAACTTAATGATTTGGCACAAACGCTAGATAATGGTAATGCCAGCCAGGTGTTGACCGAGGTAGCGCAACGGGAGTACCCCGAGCGTGACTTGGCCCAATATAAACTGACATTAGGCTTATTACGTGCTGTAAATGGTGATTTTGCGGGGGGTATTCGTGAATTGCAAGCCGCTAAAACTGAGATAAATCAGTTGCAAGCGTTAAGTATTAGCGAAAATATTGGTGCTGTAACGGTCAATGAAACATTACGTAGTTATACCAGCACAGCCAGCGAACGCATGTTATTACAGCAGTTATTGATCTTATCTTACTTGATGGAAGATGATCTTGATGGTGCGCGGGTTGAAGTATTGCAGATGCAAGAATTAGCCAAAAGCTTACCTGAAAATGGATTATCAGGACTCGTATCAAGTAGCTATTATTTGGGTGGTTTGGTGTATGAACTTGGCGGTGAAACCGATAATGCCATGATCAGTTATCGCCAAGCCTACCAAGTAATGCAAACCAGTAAGATTACGATACCACTTGTATTGCAAGACAGCTTACTGCTTGCGTCAAAGCAATTAGAGCTCAAATCTGAACATGCTAAATATGTGAAAAAATTTGGCCATGATGTGAAGTCGCCTGTTCGTAATAAAAGCCAGTTGGTTTTAGTGTATTGGGGCGGTGTTGTATCAGCGAAGCAACAACGTTATTTAAGTGTTTATGCACCAAATCTGGGCTATAACATTTCTTTGGCATTACCTTATTATGACAATCATTATGTTAAGCCTGTACCTTGGCATTTTAGCGTACTTGGTAAAACGGCCGAAACTGAAATATTTGATGATGTAAACTTATTAGCACGTGCCGATCTTGATGCTGAATCTGCTGATATATATGCGGCAGCATTAGCACGGGTTATTATTAAACAAACTGCATTACATGAAGTGAAGAAAAATGACGACGATGGATTAGCGACCTTGTTATTGAATATTACTAGCATGGTCAGTGAAATGGCTGATGTACGTAGCTGGAATATGTTACCGGCGAGTATTCAAGTACAACGTTTAGCATTGGAACCAGGCACTTATTATTTACAACAACCGAGCCTGACTCAAGGTTTATCTGTTACTGATATTGCGCCCGTTATACCTGTATTAGTTAATGCAACCGCAAGTATTACCGATAAGGTTGCCAATAGTGCCGCAGAATCTGACAACGGGTTTAGTTTACCGCAGTCAAATACAACACTTGCTGATGATAAAGATAACCTTGTTAGTATGGATGACCCGAGTTCAGAGACGGTAGCAATGACGAATATTACCGATGTTCCGGTTGTTGTTGGTGCGAAGCCTTTGGTATTGAAGCCGGGTAAAACTGTTTTACTATTTTATTCAAGTGCCGCTAAAAAGGCATACTACACCTTATCACCTTAG
- the prmA gene encoding ribosomal protein L11 methyltransferase, which yields MPWIQLKINANEETAEKISNMLSGAGASAVTFMDSQNTPIFEPLPGETLLWGDTDVTGLFDADKDMQPILAFLAKTKVLGPNFRYKLELLEDKDWEREWMENFHPMQFGERLWICPSWRPVPDENAVNVMLDPGLAFGTGTHPTTALCLTWLDGQDLAGKTVVDFGCGSGILAIAALKLGAKRVIGVDIDPQAILASRDNAERNGVADQIELYLPADQPEGIKADIVVANILAAPLRELSGLIVSFLKPGGKLALSGILDHQAAELNEIYRQHCIMDEPTLSDEWARLNGQIK from the coding sequence ATGCCTTGGATCCAATTAAAAATTAATGCTAACGAAGAAACAGCTGAGAAGATAAGCAACATGCTATCTGGCGCAGGAGCAAGTGCTGTCACATTCATGGACTCACAAAATACACCAATCTTTGAACCACTGCCGGGTGAAACACTGCTTTGGGGTGATACAGATGTAACAGGTTTGTTTGATGCAGATAAAGACATGCAGCCAATCCTCGCTTTCTTAGCAAAAACCAAGGTATTAGGTCCAAATTTCCGCTATAAATTAGAATTATTAGAAGATAAAGATTGGGAACGCGAATGGATGGAAAACTTTCATCCAATGCAGTTTGGTGAGCGTCTATGGATCTGCCCAAGCTGGCGCCCAGTGCCAGATGAAAATGCCGTTAACGTCATGCTTGATCCAGGTTTAGCATTTGGTACTGGTACCCACCCGACTACCGCCTTATGCCTAACATGGTTAGATGGCCAAGATTTAGCTGGTAAAACCGTTGTCGATTTCGGTTGTGGCTCTGGTATCTTAGCAATCGCAGCACTTAAGCTCGGCGCAAAGCGTGTAATAGGGGTAGATATCGACCCACAAGCTATCTTAGCAAGTCGTGATAACGCTGAACGTAATGGCGTTGCAGACCAAATTGAATTATATTTACCTGCTGATCAACCTGAAGGTATCAAAGCTGATATCGTGGTTGCAAATATCCTTGCAGCACCACTACGCGAATTATCAGGGCTTATCGTCAGCTTCTTAAAACCTGGTGGTAAACTGGCATTATCGGGTATATTGGATCACCAAGCAGCAGAATTGAACGAAATTTATCGTCAGCACTGCATCATGGATGAACCAACATTATCTGATGAGTGGGCACGCTTAAACGGCCAAATAAAATAG